The Chloroflexota bacterium genome includes the window CCACTTTGGCGCTAGTCAATGCCAACCTCCTTGTCCCAGGGATTCACGTATCGTTTTTGCAACACATTGTCGCGCTGATTGCGCGTCGGCGAAAAGAAAATGCCGCCGGCGTGCACGAGTTTGCTGAACGGAAAATAGATCATCAACAAACAGACGAGAAAGAAATGCGCGAGGAAAATCGGATGCGCGGGCGGCGCGACCGGCTTGAGCGACAGCAGACCCAGGGTGAATGCCTTGACATCCACGAGGTACACGCGCGCGTAATAACTGACGAGCATTCCCGTCGCCGCGATGAGAATGATGAGCATCAGCGAAATGTAATCGGGCAAGCCGGAGATGAACAAGTTGCGCGGCAGAGCCAAGCGTCGCCAGAACAAATAGAGCGCGGGAATCGGCAAGACGAATCCCATCAGGATGCCGGGACTCGCCCAATCGGAAATCCATTCGGGAACGGGATACAAAAAATAGCGCGCGTGCCGGAAAAAGACGAGCGCCAAGCAGACATGGAACACCCACGCGCCCGCCCACAACGCCTTGTCCGCTTGGAACAGATTGGGAAAGATGAGCGCGTCGCCCGCCAGGCGCGTGAGAACGCCGCCGGTTGTTTTAGGTCCGGGCGTCGAAACGATCTTGAGCGGCGCAGGCGTCTTGGCGTAGAGGTACAGCCGAAACGCTAATCCCGCGACGAGAATAATGAACGAGAGATAAGCGAAACCGATGAGCAAACCCGCGAGGAGATTCCAAGCCATGCTAGTCTCCGGAATAGTTCGATAGTGTGCTAGTGCGATAGTTGTTCTTTCGTCCGATTAACTATCGCACTATTGCACTGATTAAACGCACCCGGTTGGCTTGGGCAAACCGGCAATCTTGCACGCGCCTTTCGCCGGACCGCTGGGGAACAATTCGTAGATGCGCTTGACATCGAACCCCGTTTCCTTGCACACTTTGCGAACCATCGGCGCGATGCCGAAATCTTTATAGTACTTGTTGAGATAGTAGATCACCTTCCAGTGATCCGCCGTCA containing:
- a CDS encoding respiratory nitrate reductase subunit gamma — protein: MAWNLLAGLLIGFAYLSFIILVAGLAFRLYLYAKTPAPLKIVSTPGPKTTGGVLTRLAGDALIFPNLFQADKALWAGAWVFHVCLALVFFRHARYFLYPVPEWISDWASPGILMGFVLPIPALYLFWRRLALPRNLFISGLPDYISLMLIILIAATGMLVSYYARVYLVDVKAFTLGLLSLKPVAPPAHPIFLAHFFLVCLLMIYFPFSKLVHAGGIFFSPTRNQRDNVLQKRYVNPWDKEVGID
- a CDS encoding TusE/DsrC/DsvC family sulfur relay protein; amino-acid sequence: MPYVDYNGTQLEVDEDGFIADPAQWNEDLAKFLARTAEEIPELTADHWKVIYYLNKYYKDFGIAPMVRKVCKETGFDVKRIYELFPSGPAKGACKIAGLPKPTGCV